The Punica granatum isolate Tunisia-2019 chromosome 4, ASM765513v2, whole genome shotgun sequence genome has a window encoding:
- the LOC116204099 gene encoding uncharacterized protein LOC116204099, with protein MSKKKAGGSTMTLKDFHGGSIPSDLPLPSAPGSPVRPSDRPGYDRPASWGNPAGRSDLRSRLNTGTRNFDDKTPFLTPIGRNFDEDERKPLDGVSAPRRMISDDSFRASAGRLELKPQQFSPGRPLGQQGPAQVSPLPSQISYSGRVSGGQPGSVGSQNVYANSGPGVTGSVTNPWATRKEPTGVAESVQPAWSASSATSKLIHASALEKVSSGRWQSKQSIPHEADVEVIKHAEEPGLTSKGYDDAKYSSRVDAVGVREYVDGALPRQMERSLTIGEGVRGARREMSDGEMREEPFYSDEKERNAVIYGEAYQLGHAEGRIVRPEFQRPMSAEAVERPRLRLLPRTKPVENPEQPFAELKQRPESAHSENISAPGVESGSQTVERPKLNLKPRSQPVEHSEGIADRDRSSVFGGARPRELVLKARGVDDVNIDNYDLGQSSERAKQVGTKTERAPGNVTPTHYGEKSERLSVDQRNGRKFERKDQQAEDRSDAQRRNWRNENRRNTRDNTDRQQQQQHHHNQQERRPSPEIWRKPIMDEPNSQSPEPGVRFGKAASAAELAQAFSRPYSAPKAPDQLRTFQGQSQGQIPFSRLTGQAPRTQINGY; from the exons ATGTCGAAGAAGAAAGCCGGGGGTAGCACTATGACGCTCAAGGACTTCCATGGCGGCTCCATCCCTTCCGATCTCCCCCTCCCCTCCGCTCCCGGCTC GCCTGTGAGGCCGTCGGACCGCCCGGGTTATGACCGTCCTGCTTCATGGGGCAACCCTGCTGGCCGATCTGATCTCAGGTCTCGACTCAATACCGGGACTAGGAATTTTGATGACAAGACCCCTTTTCTCACCCCTATTGGCCGTAATTTCGACGAGGATGAACGGAAGCCTCTTGATGGGGTATCAGCCCCTCGGCGAATGATCAGCGATGACAGCTTTCGGGCCTCTGCTGGACGTTTGGAGCTGAAGCCCCAGCAATTCTCGCCAGGGAGACCATTGGGGCAACAGGGGCCAGCTCAGGTTTCGCCATTGCCGAGTCAGATTTCTTATTCGGGGAGAGTTTCTGGGGGTCAGCCTGGGAGTGTTGGTTCTCAGAATGTGTACGCAAATAGTGGGCCGGGGGTAACGGGGTCTGTCACCAACCCATGGGCAACAAGGAAGGAGCCTACAGGTGTTGCTGAATCAGTTCAACCTGCATGGTCTGCATCAAGTGCTACTTCAAAGCTGATTCATGCTAGTGCACTCGAGAAGGTTTCATCGGGCAGATGGCAGTCTAAACAATCAATCCCACATGAGGCAGATGTGGAAGTTATCAAACATGCTGAAGAACCTGGATTGACTTCCAAGGGCTATGATGATGCCAAGTACAGCAGCAGGGTTGATGCAGTGGGAGTGAGGGAATATGTTGACGGAGCATTGCCTAGGCAGATGGAGAGGAGTCTTACTATTGGTGAAGGGGTTCGTGGTGCTAGAAGAGAGATGTCAGATGGTGAAATGCGTGAAGAGCCTTTTTATTCTGATGAGAAAGAAAGGAATGCAGTTATTTATGGTGAAGCATATCAACTGGGGCATGCAGAGGGTAGAATTGTTCGGCCAGAGTTCCAGCGTCCAATGTCTGCAGAAGCTGTGGAGAGACCGAGATTGAGGCTTCTTCCTCGGACAAAGCCAGTGGAGAACCCTGAACAACCATTTGCTGAGCTTAAGCAG AGGCCGGAATCTGCTCATTCTGAAAACATCAGCGCACCTGGTGTGGAGAGTGGAAGTCAGACAGTAGAGCGGCCAAAGTTGAATCTAAAACCAAGATCACAGCCAGTTGAACACTCGGAAGGGATTGCTGATCGGGATAG GAGTTCAGTCTTTGGTGGTGCTCGTCCACGGGAGCTG GTTCTAAAGGCGAGAGGAGTTGATGATGTCAACATCGACAACTATGATTTGGGCCAAAGTTCTGAGAG GGCTAAACAAGTTGGCACAAAAACTGAGCGGGCCCCTGGGAATGTGACACCTACCCACTACGGTGAGAAATCCGAGAGGCTCTCTGTGGATCAGAGAAATGGACGAAAATTTGAGAGGAAGGACCAGCAGGCAGAAGATAGAAGTGATGCACAGAGGAGGAACTGGCGAAATGAGAACAGGAGGAACACGAGGGACAACACAGAcaggcagcagcagcagcagcatcaCCACAACCAGCAGGAGCGGCGACCTTCTCCTGAGATCTGGCGAAAGCCAATAATGGATGAGCCGAATTCCCAATCTCCTGAGCCAGGGGTGAGGTTTGGGAAAGCGGCCTCAGCTGCTGAGCTGGCACAAGCGTTCTCTCGGCCTTATTCAGCCCCAAAGGCTCCCGATCAGTTGAGGACCTTCCAGGGACAGAGCCAGGGACAGATACCTTTTTCCAGACTCACAGGCCAAGCACCTCGAACACAGATCAATGGGTACTAA
- the LOC116202918 gene encoding uncharacterized protein LOC116202918, with protein MPKNAGFLVCLLIMAMDVVAGILGIEAEIAQNKVKHLKVWIFECRDPSYQAFKLGLAAAVLLAVAHAIGNLLGGCICIWSKKDLDNTSANKQLAVASLIFSWIILAVAFSMLIVGAISNSKSRRSCGISHHRLLSIGGILCFIHGLFTIAYYVSARATRKEADAGAARQHGGHA; from the exons ATGCCGAAGAACGCCGGGTTCTTAGTCTGTCTGCTTATAATGGCCATGGATGTTGTTGCCGGTATACTTGGCATCGAGGCTGAAATTGCCCAGAACAAG GTCAAACATTTAAAAGTGTGGATATTCGAATGCCGAGACCCGAGCTACCAGGCCTTTAAGCTGGGATTGGCTGCCGCCGTACTCCTTGCCGTAGCTCATGCAATCGGGAATTTGCTCGGAGGTTGCATTTGCATCTGGTCCAAGAAAGATTTGGATAACACCTCTGCCAACAAGCAACTAGCCGTAGCATCCCTCATCTTCTCTTG GATAATCTTGGCTGTTGCATTCTCGATGCTGATCGTTGGGGCAATATCCAACTCCAAATCGAGGAGATCATGTGGGATATCACACCATCGACTTCTATCAATCGGTGGAATATTATGCTTCATCCATGGATTGTTCACGATTGCTTATTACGTATCAGCCAGGGCTACGCGGAAAGAAGCCGATGCAGGTGCGGCTCGTCAGCACGGTGGCCACGCTTAG